A window of the Trichocoleus sp. genome harbors these coding sequences:
- a CDS encoding glutathione S-transferase family protein produces MGLGILVDGKWVSERDQEDQQGRFVRPNTTFRNWITAEGSSGFKAEPGRYHLYVSLACPWAHRTLIMRELKGLTNAISVSIVDPVIDQNSWEFSEAPGAIPDFVNHAHYLWEVYTKADANYSGRVTVPVLWDKQTRTIVNNESREIIRMLDTEFGEVSSVVADLYPVDIREQIDETIDAIYQPINNGVYRAGFATQQSAYDEAVTELFEHLDHWEAVLGKQRYLCGNRLTEADVCMFTTLFRFDAVYYVHFKCNLCRIVDYPNLWGYLRDIYQHPGVKETCNLDHIKQHYYRSHPKVNPTRIVPKGPVIDFDTPHKRDRTWDAIRMAHQPIEV; encoded by the coding sequence ATGGGACTGGGAATCTTAGTAGATGGCAAGTGGGTTTCAGAGCGAGATCAAGAAGACCAGCAAGGACGGTTTGTTCGTCCTAATACGACTTTCCGCAACTGGATCACAGCCGAGGGATCGAGTGGGTTTAAGGCAGAGCCAGGTCGCTATCATCTGTACGTTTCGCTTGCTTGTCCCTGGGCACATCGTACGCTGATTATGCGAGAACTGAAGGGCTTGACGAACGCAATATCTGTGTCGATCGTTGATCCAGTCATTGATCAAAACAGTTGGGAATTCTCAGAAGCACCAGGAGCAATTCCTGATTTTGTAAATCACGCGCATTATTTGTGGGAAGTTTATACAAAAGCAGATGCAAACTATAGTGGTCGGGTGACGGTTCCAGTCCTGTGGGATAAACAAACAAGAACGATCGTCAACAATGAATCGCGTGAAATTATCCGTATGCTCGACACAGAGTTTGGAGAAGTTTCCAGCGTCGTTGCTGATCTATATCCGGTAGACATCCGAGAACAGATTGATGAAACGATCGATGCAATCTATCAACCCATTAATAATGGAGTTTATCGGGCTGGATTTGCAACACAGCAATCTGCTTATGATGAAGCGGTGACAGAGCTATTTGAACACCTAGACCACTGGGAAGCTGTGCTAGGGAAACAGCGCTATCTCTGCGGCAATCGTCTCACTGAAGCAGATGTTTGTATGTTCACAACGCTGTTCCGCTTTGATGCCGTTTACTACGTTCACTTCAAGTGCAACCTGTGTCGGATTGTAGATTACCCTAATCTTTGGGGATATCTGCGAGATATTTATCAGCATCCCGGTGTTAAGGAAACTTGCAACCTTGATCACATCAAACAGCATTACTATCGGAGCCATCCCAAAGTAAACCCGACGCGAATTGTGCCTAAAGGCCCTGTGATTGATTTTGATACTCCCCACAAACGCGATCGAACCTGGGATGCGATCCGGATGGCGCATCAGCCGATTGAGGTTTAA
- a CDS encoding Crp/Fnr family transcriptional regulator, which yields MHSSKIRQRSNNLLLDSLPQVDFDLLHSRVEQVELQQGDILYRAKEPITEIYFPTTGFLSLVNSTPDGEIVEVGATGIEGFVGIPLFLGENTAPYQVEVQISGRALKLSTTAFIEVLDRSVALRERVAAFIYLKIAQLNQSAVCNRFHRVEERLCRWLLVAQDRMRTPELALTREVLAHMVGSRRPAISLVTNVLQAEGLILAERGKITILDRKGMETCACECYHIMREEVDRYLEKINRL from the coding sequence ATGCATAGTAGTAAGATTCGACAGCGATCGAATAACCTTCTTTTAGATTCATTGCCTCAGGTGGACTTTGACCTATTACACTCCAGGGTGGAACAAGTCGAACTACAGCAGGGGGATATACTATACCGAGCTAAGGAACCCATTACAGAAATTTATTTTCCAACAACCGGCTTTCTTTCGCTGGTGAATAGCACTCCTGATGGTGAAATTGTTGAAGTAGGCGCAACTGGGATCGAAGGCTTCGTCGGGATTCCTTTGTTTCTGGGGGAGAATACGGCTCCCTACCAAGTGGAAGTGCAGATCAGTGGACGTGCCCTGAAACTCTCAACGACAGCATTTATTGAAGTGCTCGATCGCTCTGTAGCACTGCGAGAAAGAGTAGCGGCTTTTATCTATCTTAAAATTGCCCAACTGAACCAATCTGCTGTTTGTAACCGATTTCATCGCGTAGAAGAACGGCTTTGTCGCTGGCTACTTGTGGCTCAAGATCGAATGAGAACGCCTGAATTAGCCCTGACGCGAGAAGTTCTGGCACATATGGTTGGGTCGCGTCGTCCGGCGATTAGTTTGGTTACCAATGTCTTACAGGCTGAGGGATTGATTCTTGCAGAACGCGGCAAAATTACAATTCTCGATCGCAAGGGTATGGAGACTTGTGCCTGTGAGTGCTATCACATTATGCGGGAGGAGGTCGATCGATATCTAGAGAAAATTAATCGGCTGTAG
- a CDS encoding response regulator, whose translation MVSSVSSAKRILYVDNSFDSCELMSFVLTELGHSISTAQTITEGLNLARNSSFDLYLLDTSFSDGTGFELSEQIRAFNQTTPIIFCTSDVRDDVQQAAAQVGAQGVLLKPIDIDQLAGIVAQWTAS comes from the coding sequence ATGGTCTCTTCTGTCTCTTCCGCCAAACGCATTCTTTATGTTGATAATTCATTCGATTCTTGTGAATTGATGAGCTTTGTTTTAACTGAACTAGGACACAGCATTTCAACCGCTCAGACCATAACAGAGGGGCTAAATTTAGCCAGAAATAGCAGTTTTGATTTATATTTGCTTGATACATCGTTTTCGGATGGCACAGGGTTTGAACTGAGCGAACAAATTCGAGCGTTCAATCAAACCACGCCGATCATCTTCTGCACATCTGATGTTCGTGACGATGTTCAACAAGCTGCTGCTCAAGTAGGTGCACAAGGCGTTCTGCTCAAGCCAATCGACATTGATCAGTTAGCGGGAATTGTTGCACAGTGGACAGCTTCTTAA
- the recQ gene encoding DNA helicase RecQ gives MTVAIPQTPAQFDSLEQALKHFFGYDRFRPGQKHIIESVLENQDLMVIMPTGGGKSLCYQLPALLKPGVTIVVSPLIALMQDQVQALQDNGIGATFLNSTVSPTAVRERAAGVLNGSIKLLYVAPERLLSEQFLLFLDRICHSVGIAGFAIDEAHCVSEWGHDFRPEYRQLRAVRSRYPEVPTLALTATATERVRLDIIEQLELREPIVHLASFNRQNLSYEVRPKQKHAYAELLQLLRQNPGSAIIYCLSRKKVDELTYRLQQDGISALSYHAGMEDGERSTNQTRFIRDDVRVMVATIAFGMGINKPDVRTVIHYDLPRNLEGYYQESGRAGRDGEAAQCILFFSYGDLKTIEYLIDQKPDPNEQQIARQQLRQVVDYAEGTDCRRRIQLSYFGEPFEGNCTNCDNCLHPKPLTDWTIEAQKFLSCVARCKERFGMMYTIEVLRGSKDKRILQNRHDQLSTYGIGKDHSVDEWRSLGRSLLHQGLVEETTDGYAVLRLNAKSWEVLRKQRSVFIALSQKAAVGSSDRQASPYRLNAELLFDQLRLLRKQVADEQAVPPYVVFADSSLRLMSQQQPQSLEEFAQISGVGSYKLAQYGARFVAAIQAFCQQQSPPPAPEPAPVPKLSPIATAAPPSKPLLSRTHFYTLDLHQQGFTPDQIATKRNLRLRTIYEHLTLLLEAGRSIDLNAVIPPERQQQIHQVMQIAGDVPLKAIRDRLDESFDYEEIRLVRAAALRSIG, from the coding sequence ATGACGGTTGCGATCCCCCAAACTCCTGCCCAATTTGACTCTTTAGAACAAGCCCTAAAGCATTTCTTTGGGTACGATCGCTTCCGTCCAGGACAGAAACACATCATTGAGTCTGTTCTAGAAAATCAAGATTTAATGGTGATTATGCCAACTGGAGGCGGTAAATCACTTTGCTACCAGCTTCCAGCCCTGCTCAAACCCGGTGTGACGATCGTGGTTTCACCGTTAATTGCTCTGATGCAAGATCAAGTACAGGCATTGCAAGACAACGGGATTGGCGCAACCTTCCTCAATAGCACCGTTAGCCCCACCGCAGTTCGAGAACGGGCAGCAGGAGTGCTGAATGGAAGCATTAAATTGCTCTATGTCGCGCCAGAGCGCCTTTTAAGCGAACAGTTTCTCTTGTTTCTCGATCGCATCTGTCATTCTGTCGGCATTGCTGGCTTTGCGATTGATGAAGCACACTGCGTCTCTGAATGGGGGCATGACTTTCGCCCAGAATATCGCCAACTGCGAGCCGTTCGATCGCGCTATCCCGAAGTACCAACGCTAGCACTCACCGCCACTGCCACAGAGCGAGTCCGTCTGGATATTATTGAGCAACTTGAACTGCGCGAGCCGATCGTTCATCTTGCCAGCTTCAATCGGCAAAATCTGTCTTACGAAGTCCGTCCCAAGCAAAAGCACGCTTACGCAGAACTGCTGCAACTGCTGCGCCAAAATCCTGGATCAGCCATTATTTATTGTTTGAGCCGCAAAAAGGTTGATGAACTGACCTATCGATTGCAGCAGGATGGCATCTCGGCGCTGTCTTATCACGCTGGCATGGAAGATGGAGAACGCTCAACAAATCAAACTCGCTTCATTCGAGATGATGTTCGGGTCATGGTGGCAACGATCGCTTTTGGTATGGGCATCAATAAACCCGATGTCCGAACTGTGATCCACTATGATTTGCCGCGCAACCTGGAAGGCTATTATCAAGAATCGGGGCGTGCCGGACGAGACGGGGAAGCCGCTCAATGCATCCTATTTTTTAGCTATGGCGATTTGAAAACAATTGAATATTTGATTGACCAGAAGCCCGACCCAAACGAACAGCAGATCGCTCGCCAACAGTTGCGTCAGGTTGTTGATTATGCCGAAGGAACGGACTGTCGCCGCCGGATTCAACTCAGCTATTTCGGTGAACCGTTTGAGGGCAATTGCACCAACTGCGATAACTGTCTGCATCCCAAGCCGCTGACTGATTGGACGATCGAAGCCCAAAAGTTTCTCTCTTGCGTGGCTCGCTGCAAAGAGCGGTTCGGCATGATGTATACCATTGAGGTGCTGCGCGGCTCCAAAGATAAGCGGATTCTGCAAAACAGGCATGACCAGCTTTCTACCTATGGCATTGGCAAAGACCACAGCGTTGATGAGTGGCGGTCTCTGGGTCGATCGCTCCTGCATCAGGGCTTAGTGGAAGAAACGACCGATGGCTATGCGGTTCTGAGGCTGAATGCCAAAAGTTGGGAAGTTTTACGAAAACAGCGATCGGTCTTCATTGCGCTATCTCAAAAGGCGGCAGTTGGGTCAAGCGATCGGCAAGCATCTCCCTATCGTTTAAATGCTGAGCTTTTGTTTGACCAGTTGCGGCTGTTGCGGAAGCAAGTTGCTGATGAGCAGGCTGTGCCCCCCTATGTGGTTTTTGCAGATTCAAGCCTGCGCCTGATGTCACAGCAGCAGCCTCAATCGCTGGAGGAATTTGCCCAAATTTCTGGAGTTGGTAGTTATAAGTTGGCTCAGTATGGTGCCAGATTTGTCGCGGCGATCCAGGCTTTCTGTCAGCAGCAAAGCCCACCACCTGCCCCCGAACCTGCGCCTGTTCCCAAATTGTCACCCATTGCCACAGCGGCTCCACCCTCCAAGCCCCTGCTCTCCCGCACTCACTTCTACACGCTCGATCTGCATCAGCAAGGCTTCACCCCTGACCAGATCGCTACAAAGCGAAACCTGCGTCTCAGAACGATCTACGAACACTTGACCCTCTTACTCGAAGCCGGACGATCGATTGACCTGAATGCTGTGATCCCACCAGAGCGCCAGCAGCAGATTCATCAAGTGATGCAAATCGCGGGAGATGTACCCCTTAAAGCTATCCGCGATCGGTTAGACGAAAGCTTTGACTATGAGGAAATTCGCCTGGTTCGAGCCGCAGCGCTCCGATCGATTGGATAA
- a CDS encoding shikimate kinase, whose translation MIRHAAGISTNPLTQDTMIERLKGLNLYLIGMMGAGKTTIGRRLATELGYRFFDTDAVIEQAAGQSIAEIFAAVGESEFRALETQVLAELSSYRRLVVATGGGIVLSRNNWSHLREGLVIWLDVPVTALFDRLKTDRSRPLLQTENPQQTLQTLLDDRAPLYAQADLRISITATETPDLITSRILAAIPTVLKPDTPLPDPDIN comes from the coding sequence ATGATCCGGCATGCTGCAGGCATTTCAACCAATCCATTGACACAAGACACCATGATCGAGCGACTCAAAGGGCTAAACCTGTACTTGATTGGCATGATGGGCGCAGGCAAAACAACGATCGGGCGACGACTCGCAACTGAACTGGGATACCGTTTTTTTGATACCGATGCTGTGATTGAGCAGGCAGCAGGACAGTCGATCGCAGAAATCTTTGCAGCGGTTGGAGAGTCAGAATTTCGCGCTCTGGAAACCCAGGTTTTAGCAGAATTATCGAGCTATCGAAGGCTGGTTGTCGCTACAGGCGGCGGTATTGTCCTAAGCAGAAATAATTGGAGCCATTTGCGAGAAGGTCTGGTGATTTGGCTTGATGTCCCTGTGACGGCATTATTCGATCGCCTCAAAACCGATAGGAGCCGACCGCTGCTGCAAACTGAAAATCCTCAGCAAACCCTGCAAACCCTGCTGGATGACCGCGCTCCGCTCTATGCTCAAGCCGATCTACGAATTTCGATCACCGCCACTGAAACTCCTGACCTGATCACAAGCCGCATTTTGGCTGCTATTCCAACCGTACTGAAGCCTGATACGCCGCTCCCCGACCCAGACATCAATTAA
- the argB gene encoding acetylglutamate kinase has translation MIIDREYIEKAEATRVRVLSEALPYIQQFAGRTIVVKYGGAAMKDSSLKETVIRDIVFLSCVGLRPVVVHGGGPEINSWLGKLNIEPQFKNGLRVTDAATMDVVEMVLVGRVNKELVSLISQAGGVAVGLCGKDGNLIKARPQGDEGIGFVGEVSAIDVKLLNSLVQNGYIPIVSSVAADETGQAYNINADTVAGELAAALGAEKMILMTDTPGILRDYKDQSTLIPKVDIQEARRLIDDGIVSGGMIPKVNCCVRSLAQGVKAAHIIDGRLPHALLLEIFTDAGIGSMIVASEFLR, from the coding sequence ATGATTATTGACCGCGAATACATCGAAAAAGCCGAAGCAACTAGGGTCCGCGTCCTCAGTGAAGCCCTCCCCTATATTCAGCAGTTCGCCGGGCGAACGATCGTCGTTAAATATGGCGGTGCGGCGATGAAAGATAGCAGCCTCAAGGAAACGGTCATCCGCGATATCGTTTTTCTTTCTTGTGTTGGCTTGCGTCCTGTGGTCGTGCATGGTGGCGGACCAGAAATTAACTCCTGGCTCGGCAAACTCAACATTGAGCCTCAGTTCAAGAACGGGTTGCGCGTTACAGATGCGGCAACAATGGATGTGGTGGAAATGGTGCTGGTGGGGCGCGTCAATAAAGAACTCGTTTCATTGATCAGTCAAGCAGGTGGCGTTGCGGTTGGGCTATGCGGCAAAGATGGCAACTTGATCAAGGCTAGACCCCAGGGTGACGAAGGGATTGGCTTTGTGGGAGAAGTCAGTGCGATCGATGTGAAGCTGCTCAATTCGCTGGTGCAAAACGGCTATATCCCGATCGTCTCTAGTGTGGCAGCGGATGAAACAGGGCAGGCGTATAACATTAATGCGGATACGGTTGCTGGAGAACTGGCAGCCGCCTTGGGTGCCGAAAAAATGATTTTGATGACCGATACCCCTGGCATTCTACGAGACTATAAAGACCAGAGCACGCTGATTCCCAAGGTTGATATTCAGGAAGCTCGCAGGCTAATTGATGACGGGATTGTTTCCGGTGGCATGATCCCCAAGGTGAATTGCTGCGTTCGATCGCTGGCTCAAGGCGTGAAAGCAGCCCATATCATTGATGGTCGGCTGCCTCATGCGCTGCTGCTGGAAATCTTCACAGACGCCGGGATCGGCTCCATGATTGTTGCTTCAGAGTTTCTGCGGTAG
- the psb29 gene encoding photosystem II biogenesis protein Psp29 gives MNNVRTVSDTKRAFYATHTRPINSIYRRVVDELMVEMHLLSVNADFSYNPIYGLGVVTAFDRFMQGYRPEADKESIFNAMCQSLQDDPHRYRQDAAQLQAEAAGLSSDDLLNRIKNPSTDESGGIFAHLRSVADNPKFKYSRLFAIGLYTLLESSNLDLIKDEKRLNEALQTLADVLHFPVDKTQKDLELYRSNLEKMTQAQIVLEDILKADRKKKEERAKAKDAVTIPPTEPQQPSE, from the coding sequence GTGAATAACGTCCGCACCGTCTCCGATACCAAGAGAGCGTTTTACGCCACTCATACCCGCCCAATCAACTCCATCTATCGTCGGGTGGTGGATGAACTGATGGTGGAGATGCATCTGCTTTCGGTCAACGCTGATTTCAGCTACAACCCTATCTATGGGCTTGGTGTTGTCACTGCGTTCGATCGTTTCATGCAGGGCTACCGTCCTGAAGCAGACAAAGAGTCAATTTTCAACGCAATGTGTCAGTCATTGCAGGATGATCCTCACCGATATCGCCAGGATGCGGCTCAATTACAAGCAGAAGCGGCTGGGCTATCGAGTGATGATCTGCTCAATCGGATCAAAAATCCTTCCACTGACGAATCTGGCGGCATTTTCGCTCATCTGCGATCGGTTGCTGATAATCCTAAGTTTAAGTACAGCCGTCTCTTTGCGATCGGGCTTTACACCCTGCTAGAGTCGAGCAACCTTGACCTGATCAAAGATGAAAAGCGACTCAATGAGGCTCTGCAAACCCTGGCAGATGTGTTGCACTTCCCGGTTGACAAAACCCAGAAAGACCTGGAACTCTACCGGAGCAATCTGGAAAAGATGACGCAGGCACAGATCGTCTTAGAGGATATCTTAAAAGCCGATCGCAAAAAGAAAGAAGAACGAGCAAAAGCCAAAGATGCGGTAACAATTCCGCCCACAGAGCCACAACAACCTTCTGAATGA
- the leuA gene encoding 2-isopropylmalate synthase, with protein sequence MLNNPAVKYRPFAPVQLIDRTWPDQTITHPPIWLSTDLRDGNQALIEPMDVSRKLQLFKLLVEIGFKEIEVAFPAASQTDFDFVRHLIEHDLIPEDVTIQVLTQARADLIRRTFESLQGAKRAIVHLYNATAPVFRRVVFGLDQAGTIQLATRAAQLFNELAAAQPETEWRFQYSPETFTATELDFARDICNAVIDIWQPTPERKVIINLPATVEVSTPNGFADQVEWMHRHLAQRDRIVLSVHPHNDRGCAVAAAELAQLAGADRVEGCLFGNGERTGNVDLVTLALNLYTQGVHPGLDFSAINEVARTVEHCTQLPIHPRHPYVGDLVFTAFSGSHQDAIKKGFAAQSSEGVWEVPYLPLDPADVGRTYESVIRVNSQSGKGGIAFLLERDYGITLPRRLQIEFSQVVQQATDLTGQEMTAADLWQLFEQEYLQPKQFKLISSMTEIDSSQEMQRISAKLQVQDRSLTVHGQGAQPLEAFLNALGLEVKVHQAESQVRKVGQDSETIAYLELGGKDLDRSYYGVGIHANSTTAILLAAVSAIDRWQQMKGEGLAMGQGTGTELQVCL encoded by the coding sequence ATGTTGAACAATCCTGCTGTCAAATATCGTCCCTTTGCTCCTGTTCAATTAATCGATCGCACCTGGCCAGACCAAACCATTACCCACCCCCCTATTTGGCTCAGTACCGATTTGCGGGATGGAAACCAGGCATTGATTGAACCAATGGATGTCAGCCGTAAACTTCAACTCTTCAAACTGCTGGTTGAGATTGGATTCAAAGAAATTGAGGTTGCTTTTCCTGCTGCTTCCCAAACCGACTTTGATTTTGTGCGTCATTTAATTGAGCATGACTTGATTCCAGAAGATGTAACGATTCAGGTATTGACGCAGGCAAGAGCAGACTTGATTCGCCGTACCTTTGAGTCATTGCAAGGCGCAAAACGGGCGATCGTTCATCTCTACAATGCAACGGCTCCTGTGTTTCGACGGGTCGTGTTTGGGCTTGATCAGGCGGGAACGATTCAGCTTGCGACTCGCGCAGCTCAACTATTTAACGAACTTGCAGCCGCACAGCCAGAAACCGAGTGGCGCTTCCAATATTCACCAGAAACCTTTACAGCAACCGAACTGGACTTTGCCAGAGACATTTGTAATGCTGTCATTGATATCTGGCAGCCCACTCCTGAGCGCAAGGTGATTATTAATTTGCCTGCAACCGTGGAAGTTTCAACGCCAAACGGATTTGCGGATCAGGTGGAATGGATGCATCGTCATCTTGCCCAACGCGATCGAATTGTTTTGAGTGTGCATCCTCATAACGATCGAGGCTGTGCTGTTGCAGCGGCAGAATTGGCACAACTGGCAGGAGCCGATCGCGTGGAGGGCTGCCTGTTTGGGAATGGAGAGCGTACCGGAAATGTGGATTTGGTGACGCTGGCGTTGAACCTTTATACTCAGGGAGTTCATCCCGGACTTGATTTTTCGGCGATTAACGAGGTCGCTCGTACCGTCGAGCACTGCACCCAACTGCCGATTCATCCGCGTCATCCTTACGTTGGCGATCTGGTTTTTACCGCCTTTTCGGGATCGCATCAGGATGCAATTAAAAAAGGGTTTGCGGCGCAGTCCTCTGAGGGAGTTTGGGAAGTGCCTTATCTGCCGCTTGATCCAGCAGATGTGGGGCGCACGTATGAATCGGTGATTCGAGTCAACAGTCAATCTGGAAAAGGCGGAATTGCTTTCTTGCTAGAGCGGGACTACGGCATCACATTACCGCGTCGCTTGCAAATTGAATTTAGCCAGGTCGTACAGCAGGCAACGGATCTGACAGGGCAGGAAATGACCGCTGCTGATCTCTGGCAGTTGTTTGAGCAGGAATATTTGCAGCCTAAGCAGTTCAAGCTCATTTCCTCCATGACAGAAATTGATAGCAGTCAGGAGATGCAGCGAATCTCTGCCAAACTGCAAGTTCAGGATCGATCGCTCACGGTTCACGGGCAAGGAGCGCAGCCGCTAGAAGCCTTTTTGAATGCATTAGGCTTGGAGGTCAAAGTTCATCAGGCGGAATCCCAGGTTCGCAAGGTGGGTCAGGATAGCGAAACGATCGCTTATCTTGAGCTTGGCGGAAAAGATTTGGATCGCTCCTACTATGGCGTAGGCATTCACGCAAATTCCACAACGGCAATTTTGTTGGCAGCGGTCAGTGCGATCGATCGATGGCAGCAGATGAAGGGAGAAGGGTTAGCGATGGGGCAGGGGACAGGAACCGAATTGCAGGTTTGCCTGTGA
- a CDS encoding DUF922 domain-containing Zn-dependent protease, translated as MPHPKFLKFLSRSLFVFLLVCLSKLSCPSLSATLSFLNPVRPAIATIPTVAPIPLSPVNRSSDTAQPPVSVQYRYYPIKGATLRELQSQISQLGPLSETEGERFAANTDWYVHWSYRYNNQNNRCSVQSIDSRVDIVFTLPQWDIPATAPQSLVDTWNQYMTAINLHEEGHKENGVEAGTQILQKLKQLPSYSSCKRLQTVVNGEIQKIITYHNQQDISYDQTTQHGLTQGAVFPSAQLH; from the coding sequence GTGCCTCACCCTAAATTCCTTAAATTCCTTTCCCGATCGCTCTTTGTATTTTTACTAGTTTGTCTTAGCAAACTGTCCTGTCCATCACTCTCTGCTACTCTTTCTTTCCTCAACCCTGTCCGTCCTGCGATTGCCACCATTCCAACCGTTGCGCCCATTCCCCTCTCTCCGGTTAATCGATCGTCTGACACTGCTCAGCCTCCTGTATCAGTGCAATATCGCTACTATCCAATCAAAGGGGCAACCCTCAGGGAGTTGCAGTCTCAAATTAGCCAGCTTGGCCCACTCAGCGAAACTGAAGGAGAACGTTTTGCTGCAAATACAGATTGGTATGTGCATTGGTCATATCGCTACAACAATCAGAACAATCGCTGCTCTGTTCAATCGATCGATAGCCGAGTTGATATTGTGTTTACTCTGCCCCAATGGGATATTCCGGCAACAGCACCTCAGTCCCTGGTAGACACCTGGAATCAGTATATGACGGCAATCAATCTGCATGAGGAAGGGCATAAAGAAAATGGAGTTGAGGCAGGAACACAGATTTTGCAGAAACTAAAGCAATTGCCTAGCTACTCCTCCTGCAAACGGCTCCAAACAGTTGTAAACGGCGAAATTCAAAAAATTATTACCTATCACAATCAGCAGGATATCAGCTACGACCAAACTACTCAGCATGGGCTTACCCAAGGGGCAGTCTTTCCTAGTGCTCAACTGCACTAA
- a CDS encoding phosphate ABC transporter permease, with the protein MLVPLTRKAFEQVIPIIATGQQYKYYWGKPSDCLRRVLFSLTGVVGVTVLHFAIVRLFFEDAATNISFILGFIVGLYWLWSPIYFATRRNWEARRYKYSGFWQGEVFDVFFTEELVGTEETVNKRGDLVVVENRERCLNLEVGDETGFSTKLQVPVQRDHRGIRPGDVAEMVVMSNRRDLSLISKVSDIYLPDYDLWVADYPTVQRQAFEEVSQRLNDRHNRDRWNSK; encoded by the coding sequence ATGCTAGTTCCCCTGACTCGAAAAGCCTTTGAACAAGTAATTCCCATCATTGCGACAGGACAGCAGTACAAATACTACTGGGGCAAGCCCTCAGATTGCTTGCGGCGGGTTTTATTTTCGCTTACTGGCGTCGTTGGTGTGACAGTACTTCACTTCGCCATTGTTCGCCTCTTCTTCGAGGATGCCGCAACAAATATTTCCTTTATTCTGGGCTTTATTGTTGGGCTGTACTGGCTCTGGTCACCAATTTATTTTGCCACTCGTCGCAACTGGGAAGCGCGCCGTTATAAATACAGCGGCTTTTGGCAGGGTGAGGTCTTTGATGTCTTCTTTACAGAAGAACTGGTTGGGACTGAAGAAACAGTTAACAAGCGGGGCGATCTGGTTGTTGTAGAAAACCGGGAACGCTGCTTGAATTTGGAGGTTGGCGACGAGACCGGATTTTCGACCAAGCTGCAAGTTCCAGTCCAGCGAGACCATCGGGGAATTCGTCCGGGTGATGTTGCCGAAATGGTCGTGATGTCTAACCGACGCGACTTAAGCCTGATCTCCAAAGTATCGGACATTTACTTACCCGACTATGATCTGTGGGTCGCAGATTACCCAACAGTCCAGCGACAAGCCTTTGAAGAAGTCAGCCAAAGATTAAACGATCGCCACAACCGAGACCGATGGAACAGTAAATAA
- a CDS encoding precorrin-8X methylmutase has product MEWHITDAQSLRIIDTEIGEHFFSPSEYEIVRRVIYATADFEYKSLIRFSDQALQAGAAALAARSTIIVDVPMVQVGIAPIIQNTFANPVYCSMDAITRPQREKSRVAWGIETLARRYPEGIFVIGQAQTALSALVNLIEAEEIKPALVIGTPAGFVGVDAAVERLKDSLIPHIRIEGRKGSAVVAASIVNGLVDLAWQAYGKESNGIS; this is encoded by the coding sequence ATGGAGTGGCATATCACTGATGCTCAAAGCTTGAGGATCATCGATACCGAGATTGGCGAGCATTTCTTTTCACCATCGGAGTACGAAATCGTGCGTCGGGTTATTTATGCCACTGCCGATTTCGAGTACAAATCGTTAATTCGCTTTTCTGACCAAGCATTACAGGCAGGTGCAGCGGCGCTTGCTGCCCGCAGTACAATCATTGTCGATGTGCCAATGGTTCAGGTTGGAATTGCCCCAATTATTCAAAATACGTTTGCAAATCCGGTCTATTGCAGCATGGATGCAATCACGCGACCCCAACGAGAGAAATCCCGCGTTGCTTGGGGCATCGAAACACTGGCACGTCGCTATCCTGAAGGAATCTTTGTCATTGGGCAAGCGCAAACTGCCCTATCCGCACTGGTTAATCTGATTGAAGCTGAGGAAATTAAGCCAGCGCTGGTGATTGGCACCCCTGCTGGATTTGTGGGTGTAGATGCAGCCGTTGAGCGGCTCAAAGACTCACTCATTCCCCACATTCGTATTGAAGGTAGAAAAGGCAGTGCCGTTGTAGCAGCCTCGATTGTTAATGGTTTGGTTGATCTAGCATGGCAGGCATATGGCAAAGAGAGTAATGGGATCAGCTAG